In uncultured Desulfuromonas sp., the genomic stretch TGAACGTTGAAGCGCCATTTTCAGCATCAAAATTAATCGCTGTAACAGAGACCGGTTTTTCAGCTCTAGGTTTCGTAGCAACAACAGCGGTACCTGACCAATCGACAACAAGATCGTTGCCAGAGCGTTCGACTTTAGCTTCAGGCATTTGGTCTGAAGCACTATCAAAAACAAAGCGTGTTTTTTCGGCATAAATCCCGACACGAATTGCAGAGAAACCTGAACCGACATCAAAGGTCCGTTCCTCAAAAAGAGGCAATACTCCAGCAACATCAAGGACCAGGCGAGGAGGAGCCCCAAGTGTATAGAAATCATAACTCACATCAGGACTATCAATTTTCAAAACAGCTGAAGTATCAGAAACGGTAACACTTTCAACCGTTGCCATATCTGTGCGGGCAGCACTGTTGCCTATTCCAACAAAAAAGAAGAACAGAGACAGAACTACAGCAGCATAGCCCAGCGTTTTACGAACAGGTATCAACACAGTCATTTTCTATTCCCCTTCTCGTTGAGGAAGTGTAATTTCTTTCAACTCGGTGCGCAGTGTACCGGAGAAATCACGATATCGTTCCTCGACAACAACTTCATTTTCTGTAATTTCAACAACATGACCACGATTACGGCCGACCTTTACTCCAGCAACCAACGTATAAGCTTTTTTATCAGGAGCAACAACCATGGCTCTAGGTTCATTTCGTCCTAACACTATGGCAATTAATTGTAACTCTTTCAGCCCAAAACGTTGTAATGGAGTTTCTGGTTCAGCATCATCATTTAAAGGTTCACGTATCTTGAGTAAAGACGCAAAAGGATCTCGACGCCCTTTAGCATTATATTTATATATCTTTACATTTTTTTTCTCTTGAGGCTTTTTTTCATCTTTGGCTTTATTTTTTTTAGCAGCGATTTTAGGAGTTACTTTTTTTACTTTTTGGGTAGTTTTTTCATCTCCACAACCCGTTAGGCTAAATGCAAGAGCGAAAGCCAGAACCAGTGTGAGTAATCTCATCATTTCCTCCCCCCTTTATTCTTTTTTTGAGCCGGAGGATTCTCAATGAAACGATAGGTCACCACAGTATTGGAAATTGTGAGTTGCGTGATGCCATCCTTCATTTGAGGCTTGCCTAAGTTCAAATTATTGACATTAACAATACGAGCTAGATTCGATACTGCCTCACAAAAAAGGGCCATCTCATGATAATTCCCTTTAAGCTTCAGCGAAACAGGCACCTCCGCATAAAATCCCTTTGTTCGTTCTTTGCCTGGCTTAAATTCCACAACTTCAAGGCCATTATCTCGAGCCAAACCCGCAACACTAGTCAATAAGTTGGGTATTTCACTTTCATTCGGCAATTCATTCAGGGCCAAATCAAGCTGTTTTTTCATCTTTTCATATTCAGCCTTAAACCTTGGGAGGTTATTGGCGATACGACGTTTTTCCTGCAGCTCAACGAGAACTTTTTTATTATTCTTCTGCTGTTTAGCAAGTTCTTTCTGAGCAGGCACATAAAGAAAATACGCATATCCGCCAGCAATTACACCCAAGATCAGCAACAACAGTAATACACGCTGATAGAGAGGCATTTTAAGAACTTTTTCAACTCGTGGATCCATCTTATTGATCCTCCCTATTTTTTCACCCCTGAAGAAGGCTGCTCAACCTTGCATGACAATTCAAAATTTTGGAGTCTTAATCCGCCAGATGTTTTTTGTTTCGTCACCTTTAAACGAACATTTTTATAATATGCAGAAGCGTCAAGATTTGTCATGAAATCGGCAACATCATCTTCACTTAAGCCAACCCCCTTTAAAGTTATATTGCCACCATTCTCTTTAAAATCAGTAACCCATAAATTGTCCGGCAAAGCCGTGATCAAATCATCCATAATATGAACAGGGCCAGACTTCGCCTTTTTCAAAGCTTCAAGAACATCAAGTTTATTTTTCAATTCTTCCTGAAGTGCTTTGAATTTATTTACTTCACCAATCTTTTTTTGCAGGCTTTTTATCTCAGCCTTATTTTTTCTTATCTGAGACTTAACCGTGTCGATATCAGATTGAATCGACATTTGCATAACCACGCATCCGACAATGATGATAGCAAGTGCAACGCCCGCAACAACAAACTGATTACGTAACTGCTCTTTTTTTTGGGCTGCTTTTACCGGAAGCAGATTTATACGGATCATAACTTATCTCCCAACTTACGCGTTGCCAATCCGGCAGCGACAGAAAAGAATGGGGCAACTGATTTCACATAATCAAGATCAAAATCTTTTTCATTGACCGTCATGCGGCTGAAAGGATCCAAAATTTCTACCGCAACATCCAACCCCTCAGACAACGAAGGGACGATATTCGTAATTAAGGAAACACCGCCTGTTATATACACCTTTTCAACACGTTCATCCGCAAAGGTCGCGGAAAAGAAATCCAAAGATCGACGAATTTCTTGAACCAGGTTGTTCGTAACATTCTGGAGCGCATCCTGAACCGCCTCACCATCCATACTCAATGAATCTGCACCCAACTTAAGGGATTCGGCATCTTCACTGTTGATACCAAAACGTTTTTGCAACTCCTCGTTATAGCTATTGCCTCCCAGCTGAATTTCGCGGGTAAAAACAGAAACACTGTTTTTCAAAACATTAACCTGAATCCCACTAGCACCCATGTCAATCAGTGCAACAACATTCGCAGACTCATCGTCATAAACAGAGCAATAGATATTTTCAATTGAGAAACAATCCACATCAACAATGACAGGATTAAGACCGCTTTCCTTGAAAACTGCTACATATTCATCAACAAAGTCTTTTTTGGCAGCGATCAGTATAACTTCCATCTGCCCTTGATCATTTGGATCGGGTCCTAAAATATGATAATCAAGAAAAACCTCTGACATTTCAAATGGGATATACTGTTCCGCTTCCCACTGAATCGAGTTTTCCAGTTCGTCTTCAGTCATCAAAGCCAGTGAAATTTTGCGAATAATGACTGAATGCCCTGACACAGATGTCGCCACATCTGCAGCCTTAATATGATTGCGTGTCATCAAATCGCGAATTGCCATAACAACAGCACTTGAGTCCATAATTGAACTATCAACAACCGCCTCGGGTGGCAAAGGCTCACGATCCAATCGCAACAGATGGAATCCGGACTTACCTTCATGAAGCTGCACCAGCTTGACTGCACTGGCCCCGATATCAATACCGACAATATCTTTCTTTGATCCAAACATAAGACAAGATCCCATTGTGAAAGATGCTAAAAGACGTACTCGCCATTAGGGAACATAAAAACCAAATGTTCCATGCAGTTATACTCTGTTGATTATAAGCAAAATCATAACATCGTCAAGTATAATTAAAAAAAAACAAGCTATAGCGAAACCATATTCTACTAGAGGGATATCAGAGCTTTTTAAATGACAAATAAATTAAAATACCACCGCACAAGAACTTCCCCCCAAAATAAATAAATCAACGTTCCTGCAACAAGGAAAGGCCCAAAGGGTAGTGCCATTTTTGAATCTCCTTTTTGTAACAGCATCACTGGAATACCCACCAGTGAGCCCAGCAGTGAACTTAAGAAAACCACCGGAAGAATGACACGCCAACCACAAAAAGCGCCAATCATTGCCAATAGTTTAATGTCACCTCCGCCCATCCCCTCTTTTTTAGTAAAAAATTCATACAGAAAGGCAATAGCAAAAAGACTCCCCCCACCAACAAGAATCCCGATCAACGAATCCTGCCAACCGACCCAGGGAATGGCAAAAGAGCAGATAAAGCCGATCGGGATACCAGGCAAAGTAATTACATCAGGAATAATCTGATGGTCATAATCAATAAACGTAACAACAACAAGTGCCGAAACAAACAGAAAAAGAACCAAAGTCACCAAGGAAAAGCGCGCGTAGTAAAAAACCAGACAATAAAGTGCCCCATTAAGAGCTTCGACACCAGGGTAGCGCCAACTAAACGAAGCACCACAAAAACCACAGCGTCCACGCAAAAAAACAAAACTCAATATGGGAATATTATGGTGCCAACGAAGCCGGTTATCACAGTTAAAACAGTGTGAAGGAGGAAAAACAACAGATTGCCCCAACGGAATGCGATAAATGCAGACATTTAGAAAAGAACCTATTACGGCCCCCAGAATAAAAACCCAAACAAACACCCAAACCTGCTGTGTTGTGAAAAAAAAGACCATAGAAATCAACCCCGTATCAGTAATGAAACAACTTCATCCTTAACCATATCGACAGTAATCCCCTGAATGCACTTCGCCTGATCAGGACAGGATGGAGTCGTGCCGAAACGTGTGCAGGGTGAACACGGTAGCTGCAAATTCACGACGTTATGACCCTGCCCCGTTGGCGCCCATTTCTTCGCAATGCCGGGACCAAACAAGGAAACGGTTTTGCAACCAATTCCAACAGCAAGATGCAGCACCCCGGAATCGCCACTAAGGAGCAAGTCACTGCGTGCTAAAACAGCTGTACTTTGTGCCAACGTCAACTCCCCAGCCAGATTCAGCCCTGCGCCATCAGACAAAACCCGCGAGGCGGCTTGACGGTCCTGATGTCCCCCAACCACAACCACCCCGTAACCCTCTTCACGACAAAAGTTTGCAATTTGACGGAATCGCTCCACCGGCCAACGCCGTTCAGGGATACTGGCCCCCGGGAACAACGTCACAAACGGCTGAGATACCTGAGTCAAAAATTCGTCAACAACGTGCCGATCTTCCGGACTGACCTCCAGATAGGGGATTTCAGGAGAGGCAGGGTGTGGCACATTCAACACATCTAAGAGATGAAAAAAACTGTGGGCTTCGTAATCCCTATGTGAATAACAAACAACATGTGAAAACAGTCTCTTACGAGAATTCGTCGCAAAACCGCAGCGCCAATGTGCTCGTATTAGCCGAGCAATAAGAGCTGACAAATAATGCCATTGCTCCGTATCGACAATTAGATCATATTTTTTAAAGCAAAATTTCGGCCAATCGCAAAAACTGTCGTAAACATAGACCTGTGCAAGGTGTGGACAAAGAGCAAACACCCCAACATTGCGCTTCTCAGCCAAAACGTCTATATCAGCTTGAGGCCAAGCTTTTTTCAAAGCCAGAATTGTCGGCACCAGCAAAACCGCATCGCCGATTCCTCCAGGGCGGATAATCAGGATACGCTGTACATCCCGCAAAAGGGATCCAACAGATGATGTCACAGGAAAAAGGCGGGATAAGAACGGACCAACGACACCATCCAGCTTTTTAAGGAAACTAATTCGGTTCAATAATGACCTCACGAGTGACCATCTTGGAGTCTACACACCCCGAACTGGACCGCACAGTCCGGATGAATCTCAGGGGTTACGGAACAACGACATTCGACAGCGGCAGCAGAGTTTCCAATTGCTTTTTCAGGGCCGTTTTAGCCTCATCATCACCATGGACCAAATAGACTTTTTCCGGCCCTCGCCGCATCCTTTTAACAAAGTCGAGCAGATTGCGCTGATCCGCATGAGCCGAATAGCCGCTTAACGTATGGACTTCAGCGTCAATAGTGTAACGCTTATTGTCGATCTCAACATATCCATGCTGCTGACCATATTTTTGAATCGTCCACCCCGGCGTTCCCCGCGCTTGGTAGCCGACAAACATGACATCCGTACGGACGTCACCAAGCAATGCCTTCAGCCAGTCAAGGATACGGCCTCCAGCACACATCCCACTGGCAGCAATGACAATACAGGGCCGGGCTTTTTTCTGGATATATTCGACTGCATGACGATGGTTTTCATGACTGTCGATAATCGTTAGCTGCGAAAATAAAAGAGGCTGGCGCCCCTGTGCAACTCGGCGACCGGCCTCGGCATCCCAGCACTCTTCAAGTTGTTCATAGACTTCGGTAAAACGAACGGCCAAGGGTGAATCAAGGATAATTTCAAGATCATCCCACGGTAAACCATCCGCGACCATCTCGTTTTGATGGCGATAGATCAAGGTTTCAAGCTCATAAAGGAGCTCTTGAGTACGTCCAATACTAAAGGCCGGAATCAGGATGGCACCACGATTTTCCAGAGCCCGCAAAATAATCTGATGTAATCGTTCCATACGGGTCTTGCGCCCCTGATGGAGACGATCCCCATAGGTGCTTTCGAGCACTAAAACATCCGCACGATAAGGTGAACGCGGCGCAGGTAGTAAAGGTGAATAAGGCGCACCGAGGTCGCCGGAAAAAACAAAACGCTGTCCCTGCACATCGCACTCGACATAAGCTGAGCCTAAAATATGACCGGCAGGTTTCAGTTTAAAGCGCAGTTGATGCTTTCCCCCGTCAATGGAATGCCATTTTCCGTAATCGACCGCTACAAGCTGACGCGCAATTCTAGCAATAAACAGCTCAATCAAGCGGCGATTGTGGGTAAAACTGACCTCAAGGGCATCTTCCAAAACCAGCGGTAATAATCTGGCTGAAGCAATAGAGCAATAGATCGGCCCGGAAAATCCTGCAGCCAGAAGATAAGGAATACGACCAACATGGTCAATATGGACGTGGGTAACAATCAGGGCTGTGATGTGATCCACAGGAAAATCAATCTCTTGCTTTTTCCCTTCACTTCCCTGGAAAAGTCCACAATCAATTAAAATACCAAAATCATCAGCCAATCGCATTTCATGACAGGACCCGGTAACCCCAGATGTTGCACCATGAAAAAGAACCTCAGGATAAGACAAAGTCCGATCTTTTTTTTGGCAGAGGTCATCCATATCGTGCCTGAGCATCAGGGCGAAACCATCCTTTTAAAAATCCCAGTAAGAACCCACAACCAAACCGCCCCATCTCACGCTGATAACGTTTGGGGGACAAAAGCAAAGGTGCATGCCGAGCACAATTTAATCCAGCTAGCCACAGCATTAACGTTGAGTACCTCCCTCGCAATCGAGAGAATGATACCCCCACAGCTGCAGGTTTCTTCAAATTTGGGACCAACAATGGTGGATGAAAATATTCAAGACAAGGAAACGCCACAGCCTTTTTCCCCATCAACGTAAAACGTAAGACAAACTCGACATCTTCTTGGCCGACAAACTCACTCATAAAACCGCCAAGTTCTTCCAGGACCTGCCTTCGGTAGGCAGTACAACGGCTTGTCGGAAAATGAGGATCATGAAAATCATATTTATCAGGCCATTGGCAAAAGGCAGCTTTTCCCAAAGGCAATAAGGCATCTCCCTCGGGATGACGCTCAAAACCCTGCACAAGAAGGGAGAGAAAATCAGACTGCAAAAGAACCGTATCGTCATCCAGAAATAAAACGAACTGTCCCCGAGCACGAGCTAAAGCAAAATTGCGCGAATAACCCATGTGGCTGAAATTTTTATCCAAAGGAGTGTAAATAATATTTAGACGATCCGAAAAAGACTCACAAAAACTTTTTCCTTCAGCAGTCCCCCCCTGGTCCTCCACCAACACAACCTCAAATGAATCTCGGGGATAATCCTGTTGCGACAAGGAATGCAGGATGCCACCAAGCAAATCCAGACGGCCATAAAAATTGATCACGCAACTAAAAACAATCTTCTCTGTCGGCTGAACAACACTCCAGGCATCGCCGCGTACATCAAAGGGAGCTAGGCGGTAAGCACCGTGCAAAATACTTCTCTTAAACGTCTCCAGCACACATTACTCCATTTGCAAAAATCAAGCAGTGTAAAACACCTGTTCTTGGCAGCCGTCAATCAGACGATCAACAATTTCAACACCCTGCATAAAAGAGTGATCCATATTCCCTATTTCATACCGCCATGCACCAAAACGACCCCGAGAGTAAACACCACAAGACTCTAAAAAGGCTTGAATAACCTTAAGAGCGTCATCACGATCAATTGTCGGCACCGGATAGGCATATGGGACCTCAATCAGATAGCGACTGACAATGTTAGAGCGATCCATCTCATCAATCATGCCACTGTTGACCAAACCTGCTATCGTCTGTTCAATAATCGTGTCTTTATCAACAGGCTTATAAGACGAAAAACTGGTTTCACACATCAAGGAGAAATAGCTGTCACCACCGTCACAAGGAACGTTATTTGGTGAATAGTTATGAAAATTGGTCACGCGATAAAAAGGACAATTCTCTTCAGGAAAATACATCCAACACTTCGAATCGTTTCGTTTCCCTTTAAAACCGATTCCGACAACGTAAACACCATTATGAACCAGTTTCCCAGCTGCCATATGAACCGTCTCAGGAACATCAATACACTTTTCAATAAACTGGTCGAGCGGAATCGTTGATATCAGATTATCGTATAAAGCGGATTTTCCGTTGGAAAAAAACAATTGTTTATTTTTCAGATCAACTCTCTCAAGATGATGTTCAAGATGAATTCTGTCTTTTACCTTAGCAGCAATCGCGCTATAAATGGACCCGGTGCCACCCCGCAAAGGGAATTTAAAGGTGTTGTTAGGCCCCCAAGAAACATCGTCACGATTTTCACGAATATTGCGTTCTATCCGTTCAAGATCAACCACACTGACCCGTTCAGCGATCCAATCCTTGCTCATCAATTCTGCAGGAGTCGCCCAAACTTTAAAGTTGTACGGTTCCATAAAGTATCTGACGATTCCATCGCCAAAAACGGCCGCCATCCATTCTTTAAAATTCGCAGTTTTACCAGGTTCACCTTGCAGATTTTTTAAACCATCCAGACAACGCTCAAGAGCCTCCTCCGGTAGGTAACGGACATTATTTTGAAAAGGATACGGAACCCAAACATTCTGCATTCGTACCCAGCACTCCCTCATGTGCTCGAAAAATTTTCCAGCTAATGCCTGGTCAACAGCGCGATCAAACGTTTCAAAATGTGAAAACAGAACATGCCCGCCGACATCCCATGTAAAACCAGCCCCATCGACAAAAGACGCAGAAAGTCCACCGACGTAAGGATTGCGCTCGAAGACGTCGAAATCATGACATTTTCCACACTTTAAACGATATGCTGCGCCAAGCCCTGTCGGTCCCGCACCTAAAATAAGATTCTTCACGCATTCTCCTGTTGGTTTTTATATTGAGACGCTTTCCACAAAATAAAAGGCAGCAAAATCCAGACGAGAAGCTCCCCGACCAAGAATGCAAAAGCAGGCTTCCACAGGTTCATGCGTCCCTCTTTTAAATCTGACCAGGTCGCGCCGGCGCGATTAAAAAAATACGTCTTCGGCACAGCAAAAGAAAAAGGTGTTATTCTTTCATTATTTGCAGCAACTGCAAAATCGAAAGATTTATTATATAACTTGAAAAAAATGCTGATAGTTTCTCCAATGATATTCTGATTTGTAGAATCAACCAGCAGCACATCATCAACCGGCACTCTTTGAAATAAATGTTGTCGTGCGGACGGTATCAACAAGGTAAGAGCAACCGAGTTATCAGTCTCTTTGCGTATAGAAGAAACCATTTCAAAAATTTCAGCATCAGCCCCCAAAGGAAGTACAAGTAAAGACTTTCCGCGAAAGTCTACCTTAGTATTGCCACCAACAACCGAGATAGGAGAAGAACCTGAAAACATTCCCCAGTGGCTCGTTAAAAAATCCCAAAAAGCTTTACCAGGTAATTTTGCATATTCCCAGCGGCCGGTTACAGCAAACAGCGATCCCAAATAAAGAGCACGGCGCATAATTCCCAAAAAAGCCTTTATTCTCTCTCCCCCTCTAGAGTGTTTAGCCATCGTCAGCAAAGGATTGCGCACCCCATAATAGTAATCTACAACCATACTGCGTTTTTCAGTAAAAGCGGCATGGTGTACAGTTGACGCACCTACCGCAACAACACGATACCCTTTATGTTTAAAAGTCGCCCCCCAATCCATATCATCCCAAAGCAGGAAATACCTTTGGTCCATGAGACCAACCTTCCTTAAAGCAGACTCTCGCACTAAAGCCGAACAGATGGCTACATAATCAACATCATAGAGACCGTTAAGCTCTTTTGAATCATCACAGTTTTGATTCAATGGGGCAACATTCCCTGAAGCCCAATGAATTTTTGCACCAGTTTCTACAACCTTTTCAGGGTGAAGAACGTTCAGTATTTTGGACCCTGCCAAGGCAATCGAAAAATCTTCTTCCATCACTTCAACTAAAGTTTTAAGCGCAGTCGGGACGACAATGGCGTCATTGTCAAGCAGCCAAATATAATCCTGAGAAAGAGTCTCTAACGCATACTTCAACCCCGTATTAAAACCGCCTGTACCACCGAGATTTTCTTTATTTTCAATAAGACTGACTGGTAACGGCTGACTCCTGATAGCGGCAACGGAGTCATCTGTCGATGCATTGTCAATGACAACAACCTGGTAATTGTCATAATCGACTTTTGAGACGGAATCCAATAACGTCAACACATCGTCTTTTTTATTCCAGTTAACGATGACAATTGTAACTTTTGGTTGCATTAGTGCTCCCTTGCAATGTCAATGATTTTTTTCATTCTGTTTGCGAAAGTATGGTCTCTGCAAACACGCTGATAACCTGCAATGGCAATACGTTGACGCTCTATGTCATTTTCAAGGTAATAGATTACTTTCTGTCGCAAATCATCAAGTGATGAAAAAGTGACAATTTCTTTTCCATCAACAAAATACTCTGCAAGACCGGGTCTGCAATCAACTAGCTGGAAAGCGCTGGCGCCACAAATTTCAAACAAACGATAATTTCCACCCGACTTTTCAAAAAGGCGATGAGCATTGACCACGATTTTAGATGATTTAAAAATTTCTATCATTGCGTCACCTGAAGCAGCACCTTTATAAAAAGGTTTTAAGTTTGAATCCAGACCATTGAAATTCCAACTCCAGATGCCAAGCTTAAACTCCGTCAAAGCGTGCAAAATTTCTTCGCGGTACTTATCAATAAAACCGACAAAACAAATATCGACACGGTCTTTCATACTATTGTGAGAATCAACATGAATCCTGTCGAATTTTTCTATTTCACAAGCCAAAGGAAGTCGCGAAATATGATTTATCCCTAGCTCGTTCTTGAAGAAGGACGTATATTCTGGATCATAATAAAGGACTGTGCCCACTTCCTGCAACACTCTGCGTATCCCTTCAGATACATAATCAGGATGCACCCCAAGCCAAAACAGCACTTTAGTGCCATTTTGACGTATTTTTTTTACAAAAAAATCTAGGTAGGTAGTATCAATAAAATGCATTATAACAAGATCAGGTTTAAAATACTCCACTTCTCTTAGAAGTTGAGTCCCTAAAAGGATATCGTGAGGAAAATCAACAACAGCTTTAAACCGATTTCTAAAGGCAGTATACGCATTAGTCAATTTACGAGGAATAAACGGGTTATACATATTTTCTGTTGTTTTAACGACGCGGACATCATGGCCAGCACGAATAGAAGCACGCGCAAGTCCAGAAAAATAATCACTGATGAACAAAGTGATACGATCATAAGTGATAGGAGCGGCAAAAAGAATCTTCATTTCAAATCTCAACAACAGTTAAGTTTTTTTTCACTATAATCAGTAGAAATGCATATATAAAAAAAACAAACCATGTAGTTGTGAAAAAAATAAGAAGTAAAATTTTATAGAAATAATGACAAATTTTACACACTCAAACCTCCTAAAACAAATATATGTATCATGTATTTCGAGGTTCACCGGAACACATATAAAGACGTATTTTCTCTTTAAGCAAGACCATTTTAATACAATAACTCATAGCAATCGCAATTATTTTTTCATAAAGAGTCAACTCATCATTGTGAAATATTTCTCTAGCAATGACGATTGGTGGAGATATCGATAAAAAAACGTCATATAGAAACTTAGCAATCCCCATCTTCCGATCAAACACACCGCCAATAACTCTTTTGTTCTTATTCAATAATTCTGAAAACGTTTTCCGCGCAGGATGCCTGACAAGGACGCAGTCAGAATATTGCACCAGATATCCAGCATTATAAGCCCGCTTACCCCAGTCACAATCGCCTCCAGAATATAAATCGGGATCGAACAGGCCTACAGCATCAAAAATAGAACGACATGACAACATATTAGCAGTTGCACCAAAGTGAAGTTCACTGGCATACCTCTGCTGTGGAAAGGCAAATGCTTTTTCATAGATCTCAGCAAAGGTCAATCTAGGCTCAGCATAAAAAAGCTCAATTTTTCCAGCAATACGCGTAT encodes the following:
- a CDS encoding glycosyltransferase family 2 protein, which encodes MQPKVTIVIVNWNKKDDVLTLLDSVSKVDYDNYQVVVIDNASTDDSVAAIRSQPLPVSLIENKENLGGTGGFNTGLKYALETLSQDYIWLLDNDAIVVPTALKTLVEVMEEDFSIALAGSKILNVLHPEKVVETGAKIHWASGNVAPLNQNCDDSKELNGLYDVDYVAICSALVRESALRKVGLMDQRYFLLWDDMDWGATFKHKGYRVVAVGASTVHHAAFTEKRSMVVDYYYGVRNPLLTMAKHSRGGERIKAFLGIMRRALYLGSLFAVTGRWEYAKLPGKAFWDFLTSHWGMFSGSSPISVVGGNTKVDFRGKSLLVLPLGADAEIFEMVSSIRKETDNSVALTLLIPSARQHLFQRVPVDDVLLVDSTNQNIIGETISIFFKLYNKSFDFAVAANNERITPFSFAVPKTYFFNRAGATWSDLKEGRMNLWKPAFAFLVGELLVWILLPFILWKASQYKNQQENA
- a CDS encoding MBL fold metallo-hydrolase; translated protein: MLRHDMDDLCQKKDRTLSYPEVLFHGATSGVTGSCHEMRLADDFGILIDCGLFQGSEGKKQEIDFPVDHITALIVTHVHIDHVGRIPYLLAAGFSGPIYCSIASARLLPLVLEDALEVSFTHNRRLIELFIARIARQLVAVDYGKWHSIDGGKHQLRFKLKPAGHILGSAYVECDVQGQRFVFSGDLGAPYSPLLPAPRSPYRADVLVLESTYGDRLHQGRKTRMERLHQIILRALENRGAILIPAFSIGRTQELLYELETLIYRHQNEMVADGLPWDDLEIILDSPLAVRFTEVYEQLEECWDAEAGRRVAQGRQPLLFSQLTIIDSHENHRHAVEYIQKKARPCIVIAASGMCAGGRILDWLKALLGDVRTDVMFVGYQARGTPGWTIQKYGQQHGYVEIDNKRYTIDAEVHTLSGYSAHADQRNLLDFVKRMRRGPEKVYLVHGDDEAKTALKKQLETLLPLSNVVVP
- a CDS encoding glycosyltransferase family 9 protein, with the protein product MNRISFLKKLDGVVGPFLSRLFPVTSSVGSLLRDVQRILIIRPGGIGDAVLLVPTILALKKAWPQADIDVLAEKRNVGVFALCPHLAQVYVYDSFCDWPKFCFKKYDLIVDTEQWHYLSALIARLIRAHWRCGFATNSRKRLFSHVVCYSHRDYEAHSFFHLLDVLNVPHPASPEIPYLEVSPEDRHVVDEFLTQVSQPFVTLFPGASIPERRWPVERFRQIANFCREEGYGVVVVGGHQDRQAASRVLSDGAGLNLAGELTLAQSTAVLARSDLLLSGDSGVLHLAVGIGCKTVSLFGPGIAKKWAPTGQGHNVVNLQLPCSPCTRFGTTPSCPDQAKCIQGITVDMVKDEVVSLLIRG
- a CDS encoding FAD-dependent oxidoreductase, which produces MKNLILGAGPTGLGAAYRLKCGKCHDFDVFERNPYVGGLSASFVDGAGFTWDVGGHVLFSHFETFDRAVDQALAGKFFEHMRECWVRMQNVWVPYPFQNNVRYLPEEALERCLDGLKNLQGEPGKTANFKEWMAAVFGDGIVRYFMEPYNFKVWATPAELMSKDWIAERVSVVDLERIERNIRENRDDVSWGPNNTFKFPLRGGTGSIYSAIAAKVKDRIHLEHHLERVDLKNKQLFFSNGKSALYDNLISTIPLDQFIEKCIDVPETVHMAAGKLVHNGVYVVGIGFKGKRNDSKCWMYFPEENCPFYRVTNFHNYSPNNVPCDGGDSYFSLMCETSFSSYKPVDKDTIIEQTIAGLVNSGMIDEMDRSNIVSRYLIEVPYAYPVPTIDRDDALKVIQAFLESCGVYSRGRFGAWRYEIGNMDHSFMQGVEIVDRLIDGCQEQVFYTA
- the pilM gene encoding type IV pilus assembly protein PilM, translating into MFGSKKDIVGIDIGASAVKLVQLHEGKSGFHLLRLDREPLPPEAVVDSSIMDSSAVVMAIRDLMTRNHIKAADVATSVSGHSVIIRKISLALMTEDELENSIQWEAEQYIPFEMSEVFLDYHILGPDPNDQGQMEVILIAAKKDFVDEYVAVFKESGLNPVIVDVDCFSIENIYCSVYDDESANVVALIDMGASGIQVNVLKNSVSVFTREIQLGGNSYNEELQKRFGINSEDAESLKLGADSLSMDGEAVQDALQNVTNNLVQEIRRSLDFFSATFADERVEKVYITGGVSLITNIVPSLSEGLDVAVEILDPFSRMTVNEKDFDLDYVKSVAPFFSVAAGLATRKLGDKL
- a CDS encoding PilN domain-containing protein, encoding MIRINLLPVKAAQKKEQLRNQFVVAGVALAIIIVGCVVMQMSIQSDIDTVKSQIRKNKAEIKSLQKKIGEVNKFKALQEELKNKLDVLEALKKAKSGPVHIMDDLITALPDNLWVTDFKENGGNITLKGVGLSEDDVADFMTNLDASAYYKNVRLKVTKQKTSGGLRLQNFELSCKVEQPSSGVKK
- a CDS encoding pilus assembly protein PilP, coding for MMRLLTLVLAFALAFSLTGCGDEKTTQKVKKVTPKIAAKKNKAKDEKKPQEKKNVKIYKYNAKGRRDPFASLLKIREPLNDDAEPETPLQRFGLKELQLIAIVLGRNEPRAMVVAPDKKAYTLVAGVKVGRNRGHVVEITENEVVVEERYRDFSGTLRTELKEITLPQREGE
- a CDS encoding glycosyltransferase family A protein, which produces MLETFKRSILHGAYRLAPFDVRGDAWSVVQPTEKIVFSCVINFYGRLDLLGGILHSLSQQDYPRDSFEVVLVEDQGGTAEGKSFCESFSDRLNIIYTPLDKNFSHMGYSRNFALARARGQFVLFLDDDTVLLQSDFLSLLVQGFERHPEGDALLPLGKAAFCQWPDKYDFHDPHFPTSRCTAYRRQVLEELGGFMSEFVGQEDVEFVLRFTLMGKKAVAFPCLEYFHPPLLVPNLKKPAAVGVSFSRLRGRYSTLMLWLAGLNCARHAPLLLSPKRYQREMGRFGCGFLLGFLKGWFRPDAQARYG
- a CDS encoding prepilin peptidase, producing MFVWVFILGAVIGSFLNVCIYRIPLGQSVVFPPSHCFNCDNRLRWHHNIPILSFVFLRGRCGFCGASFSWRYPGVEALNGALYCLVFYYARFSLVTLVLFLFVSALVVVTFIDYDHQIIPDVITLPGIPIGFICSFAIPWVGWQDSLIGILVGGGSLFAIAFLYEFFTKKEGMGGGDIKLLAMIGAFCGWRVILPVVFLSSLLGSLVGIPVMLLQKGDSKMALPFGPFLVAGTLIYLFWGEVLVRWYFNLFVI
- a CDS encoding type 4a pilus biogenesis protein PilO, whose protein sequence is MDPRVEKVLKMPLYQRVLLLLLILGVIAGGYAYFLYVPAQKELAKQQKNNKKVLVELQEKRRIANNLPRFKAEYEKMKKQLDLALNELPNESEIPNLLTSVAGLARDNGLEVVEFKPGKERTKGFYAEVPVSLKLKGNYHEMALFCEAVSNLARIVNVNNLNLGKPQMKDGITQLTISNTVVTYRFIENPPAQKKNKGGRK